One stretch of Cellulomonas wangsupingiae DNA includes these proteins:
- a CDS encoding GNAT family N-acetyltransferase, which yields MPAAGRDPTRAPVDVRVGGVADAAACAAVYAPYVRDTVVSFEAEPPTPAQMAERIAAALVAHTWLVAQVPAGAPDAGRVVGYAYAGPLAARPAYRWACETSVYLEPGTLGRGTGRALYTALLDRLTAMGYRQAVGVYAEPNPASAGLHAALGFEVVGTHRAIGFKHGAWHDVTRVQRPLGPGGTTPPSG from the coding sequence ATGCCCGCCGCCGGCCGCGATCCCACCCGCGCGCCGGTCGACGTGCGCGTCGGAGGCGTGGCCGACGCCGCCGCGTGCGCGGCGGTCTACGCGCCCTACGTGCGCGACACGGTGGTGAGCTTCGAGGCCGAGCCGCCGACCCCCGCGCAGATGGCCGAGCGCATCGCCGCGGCGCTCGTGGCGCACACGTGGCTCGTCGCGCAGGTCCCCGCCGGCGCACCGGACGCCGGCCGGGTGGTGGGCTACGCGTACGCCGGGCCGCTGGCCGCGCGGCCCGCGTACCGGTGGGCGTGCGAGACGAGCGTGTACCTCGAGCCGGGCACGCTCGGGCGGGGCACCGGCCGGGCGCTGTACACGGCGCTGCTCGACCGGCTCACGGCGATGGGGTACCGGCAGGCCGTCGGGGTGTACGCCGAGCCGAACCCCGCCAGCGCGGGCCTGCACGCCGCCCTCGGGTTCGAGGTCGTGGGGACGCACCGCGCGATCGGCTTCAAGCACGGTGCGTGGCACGACGTCACCCGGGTGCAGCGGCCGCTGGGTCCGGGAGGCACGACGCCCCCGTCGGGCTGA
- a CDS encoding serine hydrolase domain-containing protein, producing the protein MGDDAGLRQAADDAVAAVTADADEHVGLVARVVRGGPAAPPSSPDVLLDAAWGLADRRHGLGMTPRHRFATASGCKGFTALAVLSLVADGTLGLATTARSLLGADLPLISDDVTVEHLLSHRSGIGEYLDDDADVSDYLMPVPVHALVDPEDYLPILDGFPQAFAPGTGFAYCNGGFVVLSVLAQRAAGVPFHELVRTRVLEPAGMTSSGYPRSDALPGDAAVGYVRVDGQWRSNVHHLPVVGGGDGGAYTTTLDMEQFWDALLGGRIVPDDLVARLRRAPQGPGGPGEGYAYGLGLWLRDGGALVLQGEDSGVSFWSAHEPATGLTWTVAGTTADAAWPVVRALREALAG; encoded by the coding sequence ATGGGTGACGACGCGGGGCTCCGGCAGGCGGCTGACGACGCGGTCGCGGCGGTGACCGCGGACGCGGACGAGCACGTGGGTCTGGTGGCCCGCGTGGTGCGCGGTGGCCCGGCGGCGCCCCCGTCGTCCCCCGACGTCCTGCTCGACGCCGCCTGGGGGCTCGCCGACCGCCGCCACGGGCTGGGGATGACGCCGCGCCACCGGTTCGCCACGGCCAGCGGCTGCAAGGGGTTCACGGCCCTGGCGGTCCTGTCGCTCGTCGCCGACGGCACCCTCGGCCTCGCCACCACGGCCCGCTCCCTGCTGGGCGCCGACCTGCCCCTGATCAGCGACGACGTGACCGTCGAGCACCTGCTGAGCCACCGCTCCGGCATCGGGGAGTACCTCGACGACGACGCCGACGTCAGCGACTACCTCATGCCCGTGCCGGTGCACGCGCTGGTGGATCCCGAGGACTACCTGCCGATCCTCGACGGGTTCCCGCAGGCGTTCGCGCCGGGCACCGGCTTCGCGTACTGCAACGGCGGGTTCGTCGTGCTGTCGGTGCTGGCGCAGCGGGCGGCGGGCGTGCCGTTCCACGAGCTCGTGCGCACGCGCGTGCTGGAGCCGGCGGGCATGACGTCCAGCGGCTACCCCCGCTCGGACGCGCTGCCGGGCGACGCCGCCGTCGGGTACGTGCGCGTCGACGGGCAGTGGCGCAGCAACGTGCACCACCTGCCGGTCGTGGGCGGCGGGGACGGCGGCGCGTACACCACGACCCTCGACATGGAGCAGTTCTGGGACGCGCTGCTGGGCGGGCGGATCGTGCCGGACGACCTGGTGGCGCGCCTGCGCCGGGCACCGCAGGGGCCGGGCGGGCCGGGTGAGGGCTACGCGTACGGCCTGGGGCTGTGGCTGCGCGACGGGGGCGCGCTGGTGCTGCAGGGCGAGGACTCGGGGGTGTCGTTCTGGTCGGCGCACGAGCCGGCGACGGGGCTGACGTGGACGGTCGCGGGCACGACGGCCGACGCGGCGTGGCCGGTGGTGCGGGCGCTGCGGGAGGCGCTGGCGGGCTGA
- a CDS encoding ArsR/SmtB family transcription factor translates to MSRVDLVLAALAEPVRRRLLEHLAGAERAAGELVAVAREEFGISQPATSQHLRVLREAGVVVVRADGPRRLYRVEPQALSVVEDWLAGFLDPFAQPLDALETELVRGRRERRAGSEAQGDPPTTSAAGLPA, encoded by the coding sequence GTGAGCCGCGTCGACCTCGTCCTCGCGGCGCTCGCGGAACCCGTGCGCCGGCGGCTGCTCGAGCACCTCGCCGGTGCCGAGCGCGCGGCCGGGGAGCTGGTCGCGGTCGCCCGCGAGGAGTTCGGCATCTCCCAGCCGGCGACGTCCCAGCACCTGCGCGTCCTGCGGGAGGCGGGCGTCGTCGTGGTGCGCGCCGACGGGCCGCGGCGGCTCTACCGCGTCGAGCCGCAGGCGCTGAGCGTCGTCGAGGACTGGCTCGCCGGGTTCCTCGACCCGTTCGCGCAGCCGCTCGACGCGCTGGAGACGGAGCTGGTGCGCGGACGGCGGGAGCGGCGTGCCGGCAGTGAGGCGCAGGGCGACCCGCCGACGACCTCTGCCGCGGGCCTGCCAGCGTGA
- a CDS encoding SRPBCC family protein — translation MTGIDALEQAGLVARELHRGERGDAPTKIAVARRLYRAAPDDVWDALTDPERLPRWFAPVTGDLREGGRYQVEGNAGGVVEECRQPERFSLTWEMGDQVSWVEVLLAPADGGTELTLRHEAHVDPQFWEQFGPGAVGVGWDLALWGLAAHLATGEAIAQGVGEEWPTTPEGQAFVRRAADGWAQADAADGREPASAEAAGQRTFAFYTGTAAPEA, via the coding sequence ATGACCGGCATCGACGCACTGGAGCAGGCGGGCCTGGTCGCGCGGGAGCTGCACCGCGGTGAGCGCGGGGACGCCCCGACGAAGATCGCGGTCGCCCGCCGCCTCTACCGCGCGGCCCCCGACGACGTGTGGGACGCGCTCACCGACCCCGAGCGGCTGCCGCGCTGGTTCGCGCCCGTCACCGGCGACCTGCGCGAGGGCGGCCGCTACCAGGTCGAGGGCAACGCGGGCGGCGTCGTCGAGGAGTGCCGGCAGCCCGAGCGGTTCTCACTGACCTGGGAGATGGGCGACCAGGTCAGCTGGGTCGAGGTCCTGCTGGCGCCGGCCGACGGCGGCACCGAGCTGACGCTGCGGCACGAGGCGCACGTCGACCCGCAGTTCTGGGAGCAGTTCGGCCCCGGGGCGGTCGGCGTCGGGTGGGACCTCGCGCTGTGGGGGCTCGCCGCGCACCTGGCGACCGGCGAGGCGATCGCGCAGGGCGTGGGCGAGGAGTGGCCGACGACGCCCGAGGGTCAGGCGTTCGTCCGGCGCGCCGCCGACGGCTGGGCGCAGGCTGACGCCGCCGACGGACGTGAGCCCGCCTCCGCCGAGGCAGCCGGGCAGCGGACCTTCGCGTTCTACACGGGAACGGCGGCCCCCGAGGCGTGA
- a CDS encoding alternate-type signal peptide domain-containing protein has product MNKRTKGLVAGGAGAVILLGTAGTFALWSDSDTAPGAVVTGGQLELTAGDTTWTATDISGQTPVPLPGTGNDVQLVAGVELTGTTTITPELAGEYLVAELATPAPENAVPEWLTVTWTLGGEVVGDGDASIKLTPADFSNSSAALDLAVSIRLADDLQTDADGIDLTDPAAYTWDSGDFTVTLTQLPPSQS; this is encoded by the coding sequence ATGAACAAGAGGACCAAGGGCCTCGTCGCGGGTGGCGCCGGTGCGGTGATCCTGCTCGGCACGGCGGGCACCTTCGCGCTGTGGAGCGACTCGGACACCGCGCCCGGCGCCGTCGTGACCGGCGGCCAGCTCGAGCTGACGGCGGGCGACACGACGTGGACGGCCACCGACATCAGCGGTCAGACCCCGGTTCCGCTGCCGGGCACCGGCAACGACGTCCAGCTCGTCGCCGGCGTCGAGCTCACCGGCACCACGACGATCACCCCGGAGCTCGCGGGTGAGTACCTGGTCGCCGAGCTCGCCACCCCCGCGCCCGAGAACGCGGTCCCGGAGTGGCTCACGGTGACCTGGACGCTCGGCGGCGAGGTCGTCGGGGACGGCGACGCGTCGATCAAGCTCACGCCTGCCGACTTCAGCAACAGCTCCGCGGCGCTCGACCTGGCGGTGAGCATCCGCCTGGCGGACGACCTGCAGACGGACGCCGACGGCATCGACCTCACGGACCCGGCGGCGTACACGTGGGACTCCGGTGACTTCACCGTGACCCTCACGCAGCTCCCGCCGTCCCAGAGCTGA
- a CDS encoding signal peptidase I produces MTTTTDASVVPTTGDAAGAPRRAGRVGSALLTAVMVVLLLVAAVVTVVPRLIGAVPLTVLSGSMEPTISAGDLVVVRPTDPADLRIGDVVTVQPVSDDPTLVTHRIVGVTHGSDGIAGFVTQGDANEHADEPVVPEQVMGRVVYTVPLVGHVTHGTWGPYVAAAVGVGLVVYGVVMVALPRRDREEVRDGARP; encoded by the coding sequence ATGACGACGACCACGGACGCGTCGGTCGTCCCCACCACCGGGGACGCGGCCGGCGCGCCTCGCCGTGCGGGGCGCGTCGGCTCGGCCCTCCTCACCGCGGTCATGGTCGTGCTCCTCCTCGTCGCGGCCGTCGTCACGGTGGTCCCGCGCCTGATCGGCGCGGTTCCGCTGACGGTGCTCTCCGGATCGATGGAGCCGACCATCTCCGCCGGTGACCTCGTGGTCGTGCGTCCCACCGACCCTGCCGACCTGCGCATCGGGGACGTCGTCACCGTGCAGCCCGTGTCGGACGACCCCACGCTGGTCACCCACCGCATCGTCGGTGTCACGCACGGCAGCGACGGGATCGCAGGCTTCGTCACCCAGGGCGACGCCAACGAGCACGCCGACGAGCCGGTCGTCCCCGAGCAGGTGATGGGCCGGGTCGTGTACACCGTGCCGCTCGTCGGCCACGTCACGCACGGGACGTGGGGCCCGTACGTCGCCGCCGCCGTGGGCGTCGGGCTCGTCGTGTACGGCGTCGTCATGGTCGCCCTCCCGCGCCGCGACCGCGAGGAGGTACGCGATGGCGCCCGCCCGTAG
- a CDS encoding sensor histidine kinase — MTGHPPRVDRGATDTDEQDLLVRLVVLGITMLAVSSAVDVLPWTIDDIVSLGRGVAEPPEETTTLRLLALAFGGMTVAGAVAAAVLQRVPVLRRPLWQRVVLVVALGAMIGVARIGAVALGLPARMPPVFGVVETVVGASQAAVVIGAAMYFVGTRRRIRAEERLRIRETLRAERARRQLEQEELRVRREVSHRLHGGLQQRMVLVNREIEEIRDDLARAGETDLARSLTELSATLDDIRESEVRAVAHQLYPLAADVDLPSALLLAADRLPPSVRMHVTYEPGAESLYVGRRLPAADRMLLYLIVEEGTSNAVRHGDAENIWVTLGTDGGDGPHEPDAARVRVDDDGSGLTDDPPRLSGLAALRTRVLARDGDLTLLPGPRGGARLTARLPLAVRVDDGRRP, encoded by the coding sequence GTGACCGGCCACCCGCCGCGGGTCGATCGTGGTGCCACCGACACGGACGAGCAGGACCTGCTCGTCCGCCTCGTCGTGCTGGGGATCACGATGCTCGCGGTGAGCTCCGCCGTGGACGTGCTGCCCTGGACGATCGACGACATCGTGTCCCTCGGACGCGGCGTCGCCGAGCCGCCCGAGGAGACGACCACCCTGCGCCTCCTGGCCCTGGCCTTCGGGGGCATGACGGTCGCCGGGGCGGTCGCCGCGGCCGTCCTGCAGCGGGTGCCGGTGCTGCGCCGGCCGCTGTGGCAGCGGGTCGTGCTGGTCGTGGCGCTGGGCGCGATGATCGGAGTGGCGCGCATCGGCGCCGTGGCCCTCGGCCTGCCCGCCCGCATGCCCCCGGTGTTCGGGGTCGTCGAGACCGTGGTCGGGGCGAGCCAGGCCGCCGTCGTGATCGGCGCCGCGATGTACTTCGTCGGCACCCGGCGACGGATCCGCGCCGAGGAACGTCTGCGCATCCGCGAGACGCTGCGCGCCGAGCGCGCCCGCCGGCAGCTCGAGCAGGAGGAGCTGCGGGTCCGCCGCGAGGTCTCGCACCGGCTGCACGGCGGCCTGCAGCAGCGCATGGTCCTGGTCAACCGCGAGATCGAGGAGATCCGCGACGACCTCGCGCGCGCCGGCGAGACGGACCTGGCCCGGTCCCTGACGGAGCTGTCGGCGACCCTGGACGACATCCGCGAGTCCGAGGTGCGTGCCGTCGCGCACCAGCTCTACCCGCTGGCGGCCGACGTCGACCTGCCGTCGGCGCTCCTGCTCGCCGCCGACCGCCTGCCGCCGTCGGTCCGCATGCACGTGACGTACGAGCCCGGTGCGGAGTCGCTGTACGTCGGGCGGCGCCTGCCGGCAGCGGACCGCATGCTGCTGTACCTGATCGTCGAGGAGGGCACGTCCAACGCCGTGCGCCACGGGGACGCCGAGAACATCTGGGTCACCCTGGGCACGGACGGCGGCGACGGGCCGCACGAGCCCGACGCCGCCCGGGTCCGCGTCGACGACGACGGGTCCGGCCTGACCGACGACCCGCCCCGCCTCTCGGGCCTGGCCGCGCTCCGCACCCGGGTGCTCGCGCGTGACGGTGACCTCACGCTGCTCCCTGGACCCCGCGGGGGTGCGCGGCTGACGGCGAGGCTGCCGCTCGCGGTCCGGGTCGACGACGGGAGGAGGCCGTGA
- a CDS encoding response regulator transcription factor, which produces MSNGGRPLRVAVVEDEAMLRGLLEALLAGQPGIDVVVTVAGHEQALREVRPGEVDVAVVDIDLGDGNGIALGWSLQQRDPRLRILLISNYNMLALVRSVSADAPTPWSYLSKRSSAQPGELVRAVAAVAHGQVVIDPALVDRSVAMSDTPLARLSAAQFRVLQLVAQGQSNDAVAQALDISPKAVEAHLSNIYRLLDLPPGANNRVAAVLAFLQQSVRPEP; this is translated from the coding sequence GTGAGCAACGGCGGCCGCCCGCTGCGCGTGGCCGTCGTGGAGGACGAGGCGATGCTGCGCGGCCTCCTCGAGGCGCTCCTGGCCGGGCAGCCGGGCATCGACGTCGTGGTCACCGTGGCCGGGCACGAGCAGGCGCTGCGGGAGGTGCGTCCGGGCGAGGTGGACGTCGCGGTCGTCGACATCGACCTCGGCGACGGCAACGGGATCGCCCTGGGCTGGTCGCTGCAGCAGCGGGACCCGCGCCTGCGGATCCTGCTCATCTCCAACTACAACATGCTCGCGCTGGTCCGCTCGGTGAGCGCGGACGCGCCGACGCCGTGGAGCTACCTGTCGAAGCGCTCGTCCGCCCAACCGGGAGAGCTGGTGCGGGCTGTCGCGGCCGTCGCGCACGGGCAGGTCGTGATCGACCCCGCGCTGGTCGACAGGTCCGTCGCGATGTCGGACACGCCGCTGGCACGGCTGTCCGCCGCGCAGTTCCGGGTGCTGCAGCTCGTGGCCCAGGGGCAGAGCAACGACGCCGTCGCGCAGGCGCTCGACATCTCACCCAAGGCCGTGGAGGCGCACCTGAGCAACATCTACCGGCTGCTCGACCTGCCGCCCGGTGCGAACAACCGCGTGGCGGCGGTGCTGGCCTTCCTGCAGCAGTCCGTCCGTCCGGAGCCCTGA
- a CDS encoding YnfA family protein, with protein sequence MTVLRSILLFVAAAGLEIGGAWLVWQGIREHRGWVWVGFGVIALGLYGAVATLQPDASFGRILAAYGGVFVAGSLLWGTVVDGFRPDRWDITGALVCLVGVGLIMYAPRPA encoded by the coding sequence ATGACCGTCCTGCGCTCGATCCTGCTGTTCGTCGCGGCCGCGGGCCTGGAGATCGGCGGTGCGTGGCTGGTCTGGCAGGGCATCCGCGAGCACCGCGGCTGGGTCTGGGTCGGGTTCGGCGTCATCGCGCTGGGCCTGTACGGCGCGGTGGCGACGCTGCAGCCGGACGCGAGCTTCGGGCGGATCCTCGCCGCGTACGGCGGCGTGTTCGTCGCGGGGTCGCTGCTGTGGGGCACGGTCGTCGACGGGTTCCGACCGGACCGGTGGGACATCACCGGCGCCCTGGTGTGCCTCGTCGGCGTCGGGCTGATCATGTACGCGCCGCGTCCCGCCTGA
- a CDS encoding 6-phosphofructokinase has product MTRTKAKRVGILTAGGDSPGLNAAIRGFGKTAIAHYGMELIGFRDGVTGLVENRYVELDGKALSGILTIGGTILGTSRDKVHRYSVDGGEPQDMVPTVAENYRELGLDALIMLGGGGTAKNAMRLVEAGLNVVHLPKTIDNDIAETDTTFGFATATEIATEAVDRVHSTAHSHHRIILTEIMGHRAGWLTLAAGVAGGADIILIPEIPYTIDSVAQTIRRRTAHGSSFSVVAVAEGARDVEDTADYEAAQLLVKSAKTPESRRAAKKHLAHVEDGQREHTFKLARELEAATGLETRVTILGYVQRGGTPCAADRLLATRLGAAAADLVDRGEFGVMVAARGDDAVPVPLADVAGKVKLVPPDHAWVRAARQVGTGLGD; this is encoded by the coding sequence ATGACGCGGACGAAGGCGAAGCGGGTCGGGATCCTCACGGCGGGCGGCGACAGCCCTGGCCTGAACGCCGCGATCCGCGGGTTCGGCAAGACCGCGATCGCCCACTACGGCATGGAGCTGATCGGCTTCCGCGACGGCGTCACGGGCCTGGTGGAGAACCGGTACGTCGAGCTCGACGGCAAGGCCCTGTCCGGCATCCTCACCATCGGCGGGACGATCCTGGGGACCAGCCGCGACAAGGTGCACCGCTACTCGGTGGACGGCGGCGAGCCGCAGGACATGGTGCCCACGGTCGCCGAGAACTACCGCGAGCTGGGCCTGGACGCGCTCATCATGCTGGGCGGTGGCGGGACCGCGAAGAACGCGATGCGCCTGGTCGAGGCCGGGCTGAACGTCGTCCACCTGCCCAAGACGATCGACAACGACATCGCGGAGACGGACACGACGTTCGGGTTCGCCACCGCCACCGAGATCGCCACCGAGGCCGTGGACCGCGTGCACTCCACGGCGCACAGCCACCACCGCATCATCCTCACCGAGATCATGGGCCACCGGGCGGGCTGGCTGACGCTGGCGGCCGGGGTCGCGGGCGGGGCGGACATCATCCTCATCCCCGAGATCCCCTACACGATCGACTCGGTCGCCCAGACGATCCGGCGCCGGACGGCCCACGGCTCGTCGTTCTCGGTGGTCGCCGTCGCCGAGGGCGCCCGGGACGTCGAGGACACCGCCGACTACGAGGCGGCGCAGCTGCTCGTGAAGTCCGCGAAGACCCCCGAGTCGCGGCGCGCGGCGAAGAAGCACCTGGCCCACGTCGAGGACGGGCAGCGCGAGCACACGTTCAAGCTGGCGCGCGAGCTCGAGGCCGCCACGGGCCTGGAGACGCGCGTGACGATCCTCGGGTACGTGCAGCGCGGCGGGACGCCGTGCGCGGCGGACCGCCTGCTCGCGACGCGCCTCGGCGCGGCGGCGGCGGACCTCGTGGACCGCGGCGAGTTCGGCGTCATGGTCGCCGCGCGTGGTGACGACGCCGTCCCGGTGCCGCTGGCGGACGTGGCCGGCAAGGTCAAGCTCGTCCCGCCGGACCACGCGTGGGTGCGCGCCGCACGTCAGGTGGGCACCGGGCTGGGCGACTGA
- a CDS encoding class II glutamine amidotransferase, translating into MCRWLAYSGAPVTLDDLLYKPANSLVLQSRHSHLGVEPTNGDGFGVGWYDGHAPEPGLFRSTEPAWNDRNLRELARHVRSGTVFAHVRATTGTAVQQTNCHPFRHDRWLFMHNGSLDRFPTYKRDLQLAVDPALFPTIEGTTDSETVFHLALTAGLTDDPPAAMAVAVGQVEEAGRRHGVDFPFQGTLAATDGHRMWAVRYSSEGRSRSLFRNADVSVLRQHYPDHPALHELSDDARIIVSEPLGELRGAWLEVPEGTCLAVDGADEELRPFEPAPATT; encoded by the coding sequence ATGTGCCGATGGCTGGCGTACTCCGGTGCACCGGTGACGCTCGACGACCTGCTGTACAAGCCTGCCAACTCGCTCGTCCTGCAGAGCAGGCACAGCCACCTGGGCGTGGAGCCGACCAACGGCGACGGGTTCGGCGTCGGCTGGTACGACGGCCACGCACCGGAGCCCGGCCTGTTCCGCAGCACCGAGCCCGCGTGGAACGACCGGAACCTGCGGGAGCTGGCGCGCCACGTCCGCTCCGGCACGGTCTTCGCGCACGTCCGGGCGACCACCGGCACCGCGGTGCAGCAGACCAACTGCCACCCGTTCCGGCACGACCGGTGGCTGTTCATGCACAACGGCTCCCTGGACCGCTTCCCCACCTACAAGCGTGACCTGCAGCTCGCGGTCGACCCGGCACTCTTCCCCACCATCGAGGGCACGACCGACTCCGAGACGGTGTTCCACCTGGCCCTCACCGCGGGGCTGACCGACGACCCGCCGGCCGCGATGGCCGTCGCCGTCGGCCAGGTCGAGGAGGCGGGGCGCCGCCACGGCGTCGACTTCCCGTTCCAGGGCACGCTCGCCGCGACGGACGGTCACCGCATGTGGGCGGTCCGGTACTCCTCCGAGGGCCGCTCGCGCTCGCTGTTCCGCAACGCCGACGTCTCGGTGCTGCGGCAGCACTACCCGGACCACCCCGCGTTGCACGAGCTGTCGGACGACGCGCGGATCATCGTGTCCGAGCCGCTGGGCGAGCTGCGCGGGGCGTGGCTCGAGGTCCCGGAGGGCACGTGCCTGGCCGTCGACGGCGCGGACGAGGAGCTGCGCCCGTTCGAGCCGGCGCCGGCGACGACCTGA
- a CDS encoding alpha-amylase family protein, whose protein sequence is MSWSEHAIWWHVYPLGAVGAPIRTPDDAPEPHRLRRLLPWLDHVQRLGTNGLLLGPVFASSTHGYDTTDHFRVDPRLGTDEDVDALVAAAHERGIRVLLDGVFNHVGAEHPLVTQVLAEGRDGPRAGMLRVDWDHPDGPRTADFEGHRSLVALNHDDPAVAALVTDVMTHWLDRGADGWRLDAAYAVPSAFWARVLPAVRERHPDAWVVGEVIHGDYAQVVADSGMDSVTQYELWKAIWSSLRDRNFWELDHALRRHDDLLATFVPQTFVGNHDVTRIATQVGPQAAALATVVLMTVGGVPSVYYGDELGWTALKEEREGGDDAVRPALPASPDDLGDDERRVLHVHQALVALRRQHPWLHAARTAADELTNTRYRYTSTSADGAHRLHVELDVTDAPRAVVRDDDGQVLFTT, encoded by the coding sequence GTGAGCTGGTCCGAGCACGCGATCTGGTGGCACGTGTACCCGCTGGGCGCCGTCGGCGCGCCGATCCGCACGCCCGACGACGCCCCGGAGCCCCATCGGCTGCGGCGGCTGCTGCCCTGGCTGGACCACGTGCAGCGCCTGGGCACCAACGGGCTGCTGCTGGGCCCGGTGTTCGCGTCGTCGACGCACGGCTACGACACCACCGACCACTTCCGCGTCGACCCCCGTCTGGGCACCGACGAGGACGTCGACGCCCTGGTCGCCGCGGCGCACGAGCGCGGCATCCGGGTGCTGCTGGACGGTGTGTTCAACCACGTCGGCGCCGAGCACCCGCTGGTCACGCAGGTGCTCGCCGAGGGTCGCGACGGGCCGCGGGCAGGCATGCTGCGCGTCGACTGGGACCACCCCGACGGCCCGCGGACCGCCGACTTCGAGGGGCACCGCTCGCTCGTCGCGCTGAACCACGACGACCCGGCGGTCGCGGCCCTCGTCACGGACGTCATGACGCACTGGCTGGACCGCGGCGCGGACGGCTGGCGCCTGGACGCGGCCTACGCGGTGCCGTCGGCGTTCTGGGCGCGCGTGCTGCCGGCCGTCCGGGAGCGCCACCCCGACGCGTGGGTGGTCGGCGAGGTCATCCACGGCGACTACGCGCAGGTCGTGGCCGACTCCGGCATGGACAGCGTCACGCAGTACGAGCTGTGGAAGGCCATCTGGAGCAGCCTGCGGGACCGCAACTTCTGGGAGCTCGACCACGCGCTGCGCCGCCACGACGACCTGCTGGCCACGTTCGTCCCGCAGACCTTCGTCGGCAACCACGACGTCACGCGCATCGCCACGCAGGTGGGGCCGCAGGCCGCCGCGCTCGCGACCGTCGTGCTCATGACCGTCGGCGGCGTCCCGTCCGTGTACTACGGCGACGAGCTCGGGTGGACCGCCCTGAAGGAGGAGCGCGAGGGCGGCGACGACGCCGTGCGTCCCGCGCTGCCCGCCTCCCCCGACGACCTGGGCGACGACGAGCGCCGCGTGCTGCACGTCCACCAGGCGCTGGTCGCGCTGCGACGGCAGCACCCGTGGCTGCACGCGGCGCGCACGGCCGCCGACGAGCTGACGAACACCCGCTACCGGTACACGTCGACGTCGGCGGACGGCGCGCACCGCCTGCACGTCGAGCTGGACGTGACCGACGCGCCGCGGGCCGTCGTGCGCGACGACGACGGCCAGGTGCTCTTCACGACGTGA
- a CDS encoding helix-turn-helix domain-containing protein — protein MPIVVDVDVMLARRKMSVGTLAERVGITPANLAVLKNGRAKAVRFTTLAALCEVLECQPGDLLRWEPDAPVQPSDEEPADLTS, from the coding sequence ATGCCCATCGTCGTCGACGTCGACGTCATGCTGGCGCGCCGCAAGATGTCCGTCGGGACGCTCGCCGAGCGGGTCGGGATCACGCCCGCCAACCTCGCGGTGCTGAAGAACGGCCGCGCCAAGGCCGTGCGCTTCACGACGCTCGCCGCGCTGTGCGAGGTGCTGGAGTGCCAGCCGGGGGACCTGCTGCGGTGGGAGCCGGACGCGCCGGTTCAGCCCTCCGACGAGGAGCCCGCCGACCTCACGTCGTGA
- a CDS encoding DUF2975 domain-containing protein, whose amino-acid sequence MRHLTVLALRVVIVLALAGSLFVQCFMAPLLWIDLVEADAPLGVRVPFVAIFVLGLVTLQVCAVCVWRLLTMVRREEVFTPAAFRWVDVIIAAIAAAAVLVFALAVVLAPGEAVAPGIVLLICGAALVLGGIALIVLLLRLLLAQAVDRDREARRLRDELDEVI is encoded by the coding sequence ATGCGCCACCTCACCGTCCTCGCGCTGCGCGTCGTCATCGTGCTCGCGCTCGCCGGGTCGCTGTTCGTCCAGTGCTTCATGGCGCCGCTGCTGTGGATCGACCTCGTGGAGGCCGACGCCCCGCTGGGCGTCCGGGTGCCGTTCGTCGCGATCTTCGTCCTGGGGCTGGTGACGCTGCAGGTGTGCGCGGTGTGCGTGTGGCGCCTGCTGACGATGGTGAGGCGTGAGGAGGTCTTCACGCCCGCGGCGTTCCGCTGGGTCGACGTCATCATCGCCGCGATCGCCGCGGCCGCCGTCCTGGTGTTCGCGCTGGCCGTCGTGCTCGCGCCGGGGGAGGCCGTCGCACCCGGGATCGTGCTGCTGATCTGCGGTGCGGCGCTCGTCCTCGGCGGCATCGCGCTGATCGTCCTGCTGCTGCGGCTGCTGCTCGCCCAGGCCGTCGACCGCGACCGCGAGGCCCGGCGCCTGCGCGACGAGCTCGACGAGGTGATCTGA